The Vespula vulgaris chromosome 14, iyVesVulg1.1, whole genome shotgun sequence DNA segment tcctcagAGATCATGACTTATAAACATACCGGTTGCATATACCGTGTATGCAAATTAGATACCGACGGCAGCTCCATCTTGCGATCATTGTTCGAACTAATTCGAGTTTTCGTCCATTTTCAACCAATAGGAAAAGGTTTGAATTTTGTACTATACATTGCcctctatatatttttcgtaagCTAAGAGGTTTATTGTTTAAATGGTGTGGCATGCGTTAGTACCATAGGAGATTAAAAGAAAGGTTGTGCGTGTGTTAAATTTGGTGAATTTTAACTAAAATGATCGAGGAACATGACGAACGTGAAACGATATGCGACTCCGTGGTAAGTTTTgatacttattaattataaacattaatGAAATTCGTGAAGGAATTAAAGTAAAAGCGAATCCTTCGAAGAGTACTGTATCCTAACCTCTTTTTCAGAATTCACTTGTGGAAGGCTGTCGTTTGCCAGTCAAAATGCATGGAACGGACGATTGGCGTGAGTTAGTTGATTattaaagatcttttttttaatatttttctctttctttttcaaacagataatacttatatttcttctaatattatgtcataataattatttatagccCTAGCTGAAATCATCAGTGTTAAGGAAGTACACGGTGTCAAGTGTTATTATGTGCATTACGTTGATTGTAGGTAGTTTTTCTTAATGTCTATGTCTTTTTAATATGAACTGGTTTACATTGACAATAATGTTCTAGTTAATAAACGATTAGATGAGTGGGTAACGGAAGATTGTTTGGACACTAGAAAAGTTCAGTATCCTCGACGAGATGGTACAGCTCCTGGAACAGGAGCAGCTACTCCGAAAAAACAAGTACAAAGTAGACCCCCTAGTCCTAGTAGTGTCAGTAGTGAGCCATTAAATGGCACTGCCGTTCTACAAGCAGCattgcaaaagaaaatgtctagaaagagaaagtcaACATTTTTAGAAAACGAGGATTCTCAAGACGGTCCTCCACAAACTACAGGTCCAAGACCTACTGGTTCGTTGGTTGCTCATCATCACGATGATGTTGTCAcacgaatgaaaaatgtagAACTGATAGAATTAGGTCGTCATAGGATAAAGCCTTGGTATTTCAGTCCATATCCACAAGAGATGGTGAATCttccgtgtatatatatctgtgaGTTCTgtttgaaatatagaaaaagtagaaagtgTTTGGAGAGGCATTTGGCAAAATGTAATTTATGTCATCCGCCAGGAAATGAGATATATCGAAAGGGCTCTATTTCGTTTTTTGAAATCGATGGTAGGAAGAACAAAAACTATGCGCAGAACTTATGTTTATTAGCAAAGTTATTTCTCGATCATAAGACATTGTATTACGACACtgatccttttctattttacgttATGACTGACTTTGATAGCAGAGGTTTTCATATAGTTGGATATTTTTCCAAAGAAAAGGAATCAACAGAGGATCATAATGTTGCTTGTATTCTTACTCTACCACCTTATCAAAGAAAAGGATATGGAAAGTTATTAATAGAATTCTCCTATGAACTCTCGAAATTCGAGGGTAAAACTGGATCTCCAGAAAAGCCATTATCCGATTTAGGCTTGTTATCTTATCGAAGTTATTGGGCGCATACGATATTGGATATATTACTGAACATAAAACCTGTTGTTGAAAATGAGAAACCGCAAATAACGATAAGTGAGATTTGTGAATTGACATCTATCAAAAAGGAAGACGTGATATCGacattacaaaatttaaatctGATTAATTACTACAAAGGACAATATATTGTAACATTAAATAGGTAAATGAAGGATATAGACAAAAAGTTAGTCAATTTCAGAACAATGGATTTCTTCTAGTCTTTGTACTGACGTACGTCTTTTGCAGAGAAATAATTGAACAACATTCAGCATCAATGGAAAAACGCCAAGTCAAGATAGATCCAAAGTGTCTTCATTGGACACCAAAAGACTGGAGTGTTAGAGCTAAATGgtgaaatgattttaaaaatgatcatAACCCAATGTTAATTTGtcttagaattattttcaGGAATTCTGGAAGTGATTATGTATGATTTTAAACTGTACAGAATTGTACATAATGATATGATCTTATGGTCTGATATTTTAAAGACTGTTAGTAGTCCGTGACATGAACCATAGTGgtttaattattcattgaaTCAAGTAGATTGTACTATTTGTGAGATTTCAACATTAATGAATGTAATTAATGAGTTGTACGTAAAACAATATTCGTTTTACTTAATCAATAGCAATCTTTTAATACGactaaaattttttaacaaaattctaTCTATACAACTTTGTGGTTGTTTGTACAAAGACTTGGATGATATTTTGACTTTGTAGAAttgcaaataaatatgattttataacaTTTGCATATTTCTAAGAATACGAATTGCCAACATATTACAAATTCATTCGACAATTAACGTGTacttcgaatttttttaaaaagataaccttaaacgaattttcataaaatctttTCGGCGGAGTCAAATCagtactatataaataaagctATATAGATGTaaaacctatatatatatatatatatatatatatatatatatatatataaaacactaGCTTCGTATATCTTATGCTTTTGTCATGaagtttgaattttatttgaaaataccGTAAACGTTTATTGATTATGACTCATAAATATGTCGGCTATAAGTATTATGAATGAAACTAAGATGGCGACCTCAATATCAGTTTATCAATTCATTCGAAGTAATTCTAGTGTTTCGTCCGATTTCAACCAATATAAAAAGATCTGAATTTTCTCCTACATTTTACTTTCTATGTG contains these protein-coding regions:
- the LOC127068922 gene encoding histone acetyltransferase Tip60-like isoform X1 → MIEEHDERETICDSVNSLVEGCRLPVKMHGTDDWPLAEIISVKEVHGVKCYYVHYVDFNKRLDEWVTEDCLDTRKVQYPRRDGTAPGTGAATPKKQVQSRPPSPSSVSSEPLNGTAVLQAALQKKMSRKRKSTFLENEDSQDGPPQTTGPRPTGSLVAHHHDDVVTRMKNVELIELGRHRIKPWYFSPYPQEMVNLPCIYICEFCLKYRKSRKCLERHLAKCNLCHPPGNEIYRKGSISFFEIDGRKNKNYAQNLCLLAKLFLDHKTLYYDTDPFLFYVMTDFDSRGFHIVGYFSKEKESTEDHNVACILTLPPYQRKGYGKLLIEFSYELSKFEGKTGSPEKPLSDLGLLSYRSYWAHTILDILLNIKPVVENEKPQITISEICELTSIKKEDVISTLQNLNLINYYKGQYIVTLNREIIEQHSASMEKRQVKIDPKCLHWTPKDWSVRAKW
- the LOC127068922 gene encoding histone acetyltransferase Tip60-like isoform X2, with amino-acid sequence MERTIGVTLAEIISVKEVHGVKCYYVHYVDFNKRLDEWVTEDCLDTRKVQYPRRDGTAPGTGAATPKKQVQSRPPSPSSVSSEPLNGTAVLQAALQKKMSRKRKSTFLENEDSQDGPPQTTGPRPTGSLVAHHHDDVVTRMKNVELIELGRHRIKPWYFSPYPQEMVNLPCIYICEFCLKYRKSRKCLERHLAKCNLCHPPGNEIYRKGSISFFEIDGRKNKNYAQNLCLLAKLFLDHKTLYYDTDPFLFYVMTDFDSRGFHIVGYFSKEKESTEDHNVACILTLPPYQRKGYGKLLIEFSYELSKFEGKTGSPEKPLSDLGLLSYRSYWAHTILDILLNIKPVVENEKPQITISEICELTSIKKEDVISTLQNLNLINYYKGQYIVTLNREIIEQHSASMEKRQVKIDPKCLHWTPKDWSVRAKW